Proteins encoded within one genomic window of Methanosarcina barkeri str. Wiesmoor:
- a CDS encoding site-2 protease family protein, with protein sequence MQSSFKIGNIMDIPIKLDTSFLLALPISAYFFAINSQPYGFAGVEPIIVKYALSTLSAIFLFVSVLLHELSHSYLAKRYGANIHSITLLLFGGVASMEIPQKPGQEAKIAFAGPLMSLVIGLICLFTYNYVISSNSALSQNPIYLIVWVIGSMNLVLGIFNLLPAFPMDGGRILRSVFARKMSYVKATHSAASIGKFFAVLMAIYGFYVGDIWFTLIALYIYGSASNEDRFYSELDRSV encoded by the coding sequence ATGCAGTCATCTTTTAAAATCGGAAACATAATGGACATACCTATCAAACTGGATACATCTTTCCTTCTGGCACTTCCGATATCTGCATATTTTTTCGCGATCAATTCACAGCCATACGGTTTTGCGGGAGTTGAGCCAATTATAGTTAAATATGCTCTTTCTACTCTTTCTGCTATCTTCCTTTTTGTCTCAGTACTTTTACATGAACTTTCACACTCTTATCTTGCAAAGCGTTATGGGGCCAATATTCATAGCATCACTCTTCTCCTGTTTGGAGGTGTAGCCTCTATGGAAATCCCACAGAAACCCGGACAAGAAGCAAAAATAGCTTTTGCAGGGCCTTTAATGAGCCTCGTAATAGGTCTTATCTGCCTGTTCACATACAATTACGTAATATCCTCTAACTCTGCGCTTTCTCAAAACCCTATATATCTTATTGTCTGGGTCATTGGATCAATGAACTTAGTGCTTGGGATCTTTAATTTACTGCCTGCCTTTCCTATGGATGGAGGCAGGATACTCCGTTCAGTTTTTGCCAGGAAAATGTCGTATGTAAAGGCTACTCATAGTGCAGCTTCCATCGGAAAGTTTTTTGCTGTTCTCATGGCGATTTATGGATTTTACGTAGGTGATATCTGGTTTACCCTAATTGCTCTCTATATTTATGGTAGCGCATCTAATGAGGATCGATTTTACTCAGAATTAGATAGATCTGTATGA
- a CDS encoding 4Fe-4S binding protein, which yields MNEKKIDESLLKSKGFLPQRQENMFSMRLKVVSGNLDVEKLRAIAAAAEKYGSGYVHITSRQQIEVPFVKLEDAEAANNELEKQGISGGSIGKRVRAVVACQGDRVCRNGLINCESLASRIDEKYFGEAVPKKLKIAVTGCPAACVRPQENDFGIMGTVMPKIVEENCVGCKLCEKACKVGAIKVLEDKASIDTEKCILCGACIAACRKDALKAEKTGCTIFVGGKAGRQPMQGIKLLELADEDQLFSVLEKTFEYYKREGLDGERLGELIERLGIDKYKEEVLS from the coding sequence ATGAATGAGAAAAAAATTGATGAGTCTTTACTAAAAAGTAAAGGATTTCTGCCTCAGAGGCAAGAAAATATGTTTTCAATGCGTCTGAAGGTCGTGAGTGGGAATCTGGATGTCGAAAAACTGCGAGCAATTGCAGCTGCAGCCGAGAAATATGGCTCGGGCTACGTTCACATAACCTCAAGGCAGCAGATAGAGGTTCCTTTTGTTAAACTTGAAGATGCGGAAGCAGCAAACAACGAACTTGAAAAGCAGGGCATTTCAGGAGGCTCTATCGGAAAAAGAGTAAGAGCAGTAGTCGCCTGCCAGGGAGATAGGGTCTGCAGAAACGGGTTGATTAACTGCGAAAGCCTGGCAAGCAGGATCGATGAAAAATACTTCGGAGAAGCTGTCCCTAAAAAGCTCAAGATTGCAGTAACAGGTTGCCCTGCAGCCTGTGTAAGGCCTCAGGAAAATGATTTTGGAATCATGGGTACGGTAATGCCCAAAATCGTCGAGGAAAATTGTGTTGGCTGCAAGCTCTGTGAAAAGGCTTGTAAGGTGGGAGCAATAAAAGTCCTGGAAGATAAAGCCTCTATAGATACTGAAAAATGCATTCTCTGCGGAGCATGTATTGCTGCCTGCCGGAAAGATGCCCTGAAGGCAGAAAAAACCGGATGCACGATCTTTGTTGGAGGCAAAGCCGGACGCCAGCCCATGCAGGGAATAAAGCTTCTTGAGCTTGCAGACGAAGATCAGCTTTTCTCAGTCCTTGAAAAAACCTTCGAGTATTACAAGAGAGAAGGTCTTGACGGGGAAAGGTTAGGAGAACTCATTGAAAGGCTCGGTATTGATAAGTATAAGGAAGAAGTTCTTTCCTGA
- a CDS encoding branched-chain amino acid transporter permease, translating into MLDALQMLITITVIALATFATRALPFLFFGSREPPAMLAVIEKNLPPMILLLLVIYCLKDVQWLTAPYGIPELFTIGVVAGLHFWKRNAMLSIFTGTALYMVLVQFNVFSFL; encoded by the coding sequence ATGCTGGACGCTCTTCAAATGCTCATAACCATTACTGTCATAGCGCTTGCAACCTTTGCAACCAGAGCTCTTCCGTTTCTGTTTTTTGGTTCAAGGGAACCCCCTGCAATGCTTGCGGTTATTGAAAAAAACCTGCCTCCTATGATTCTCCTGCTACTTGTTATCTACTGCCTGAAAGACGTTCAATGGCTTACAGCTCCTTACGGGATTCCGGAATTGTTTACCATAGGTGTCGTTGCCGGGCTTCACTTCTGGAAAAGAAATGCCATGCTCAGCATCTTTACAGGAACGGCGCTTTATATGGTACTCGTGCAGTTCAACGTTTTTTCATTTCTCTGA
- a CDS encoding AzlC family ABC transporter permease: protein MVRNGEYKREAGEQNKDLFTTAFKTTVPVLLGYIPLGMAFGFLLDGAGYHWIYAFIMSLFVYAGSGQFLAVALLSAGAGLTEFAIATLLLNFRHAFYGLSLLDKFSGIGKVKPYLIFALTDETYALLTTTDVPQGSSKSKFYLYIAALDHSYWIAGSVLGAVLGSVLDLNLEGMSFVLTALFVVLTIEQYFSSEARFPFITAVGAGALSLILFSSDNMLLASIVLGTLILIGRERSVQRTQRKQKTEKTEKTQKTQKTRETQKTRETQKTRETQKTQKTQKTQKTRETQKMQGNSQIKKEIRLINTPMQSVEDKIKEEN, encoded by the coding sequence ATGGTCAGAAATGGGGAGTACAAAAGGGAAGCAGGTGAACAAAACAAAGATCTTTTCACCACCGCCTTTAAAACCACAGTTCCTGTGCTTCTTGGGTACATACCCCTTGGGATGGCTTTTGGGTTTCTGCTTGACGGTGCAGGATATCATTGGATCTACGCATTTATTATGAGCCTTTTTGTCTATGCAGGCTCTGGCCAGTTTCTGGCAGTAGCTTTACTTTCTGCAGGCGCAGGATTAACTGAGTTTGCCATAGCCACGTTGCTTCTGAATTTCAGGCACGCTTTTTACGGGTTGTCCCTGCTTGATAAGTTTTCCGGGATTGGAAAGGTTAAACCTTACCTGATCTTTGCACTAACTGACGAGACATACGCTCTCCTGACTACAACAGATGTCCCACAAGGCAGCTCAAAATCAAAGTTTTACTTATATATTGCAGCCCTTGACCACTCCTACTGGATCGCAGGTTCAGTTCTGGGAGCTGTACTAGGCTCTGTCCTGGATCTTAATCTTGAGGGCATGAGTTTCGTGCTGACTGCGCTATTTGTGGTGCTGACCATAGAGCAGTATTTCAGTTCAGAAGCGCGTTTTCCTTTCATAACCGCAGTTGGCGCAGGAGCCCTGTCTCTTATTTTATTCAGCTCTGACAATATGTTGCTTGCCTCAATTGTTCTTGGGACTCTGATCCTGATTGGCAGGGAAAGGTCAGTGCAGAGAACACAAAGAAAGCAAAAAACGGAGAAAACGGAGAAAACACAGAAAACACAGAAAACTCGGGAAACACAGAAAACTCGGGAAACACAGAAAACTCGGGAAACACAGAAAACACAGAAAACACAGAAAACACAGAAAACTCGGGAAACACAGAAAATGCAGGGAAATTCACAAATAAAGAAGGAAATTCGGTTGATTAATACACCCATGCAGTCTGTTGAAGACAAAATAAAGGAGGAAAACTGA
- a CDS encoding Mrp/NBP35 family ATP-binding protein, with the protein MTDQVQPLVNLSKKPTEPKMIINLRRIKRKILIMSGKGGVGKSTIAANLAIGLVLHGYRVGLLDCDIHGPTIPTIFGMESMKPEVSEEGIMPVEVLPNLLLMSVGFLLEDKDSPIIWRGPLKMGIIEKLLEDVVWGELDFLIIDLPPGTGDEPLSLALLIPEIDGSVLVTTPQDVALVSVRKSIGFSKELNVPVIGIVDNMHGLICPHCGKPIKVFRNGGVEKASKDFNIPILARLPIEPKVAKMEDKGTVVQEMLKHDTEWQKNFENFVIAVEKILKEK; encoded by the coding sequence ATGACAGATCAGGTTCAACCACTTGTAAACTTATCGAAAAAACCCACTGAACCCAAAATGATAATTAACCTCAGACGCATCAAGCGTAAGATCCTGATAATGAGTGGGAAAGGTGGAGTTGGAAAAAGTACAATTGCAGCAAACCTAGCTATCGGACTGGTTCTGCACGGATATAGAGTGGGACTTCTTGATTGTGATATTCACGGCCCGACTATTCCCACAATTTTCGGTATGGAATCTATGAAGCCAGAAGTTAGCGAAGAAGGCATAATGCCAGTTGAGGTTCTTCCCAATCTTTTGTTGATGTCTGTAGGTTTTCTACTAGAAGATAAAGACTCTCCCATCATCTGGAGAGGGCCATTAAAAATGGGGATTATCGAAAAGTTACTGGAAGATGTCGTCTGGGGAGAACTTGACTTTCTGATTATAGATCTGCCTCCAGGCACAGGAGATGAACCTTTGAGCCTGGCTTTGCTGATCCCCGAGATTGATGGCTCAGTACTTGTAACAACTCCTCAGGACGTAGCTCTCGTCAGCGTCCGCAAATCAATCGGATTTTCTAAAGAACTCAATGTTCCTGTTATAGGTATTGTCGACAATATGCATGGATTGATCTGTCCTCATTGCGGCAAGCCAATAAAAGTGTTTAGAAATGGAGGAGTGGAAAAAGCTTCAAAAGATTTCAATATCCCTATCCTTGCCAGACTCCCGATAGAGCCAAAAGTCGCAAAAATGGAAGATAAGGGCACAGTTGTCCAGGAAATGCTTAAACATGACACTGAATGGCAGAAAAACTTCGAAAATTTTGTGATTGCAGTAGAAAAAATCCTGAAGGAAAAATAA
- a CDS encoding DUF2769 domain-containing protein, which yields MSNMSKSLEVPYIASNLERCMCSQCPVQSESACALEKMGNFKSEAKNLGEGKAPSPQSVPGVYCSAGEAICKDLDPNKDCICHTCPVWKEHNLENANVGKYYCSNGKA from the coding sequence ATGAGTAATATGAGTAAATCCTTAGAAGTTCCGTATATTGCATCAAATCTCGAAAGATGCATGTGTTCTCAGTGCCCTGTACAATCTGAGAGTGCATGTGCACTGGAAAAAATGGGAAACTTCAAAAGTGAAGCGAAAAATTTAGGAGAAGGTAAAGCTCCATCACCGCAAAGTGTTCCCGGAGTCTATTGTTCGGCAGGTGAAGCTATCTGTAAAGACCTAGATCCTAACAAAGACTGCATTTGTCATACCTGCCCTGTCTGGAAAGAGCACAATCTGGAGAATGCAAACGTAGGTAAGTATTACTGCAGTAACGGTAAGGCTTAA
- a CDS encoding CHAT domain-containing protein has protein sequence MLSKRRIPAVVAMQYSVLDDVATKFAYTFYRTSASGKSVDVALYEFRIAMKDSEKINGFGFATPVLCLSDFNCAQAGKIKLHAATLP, from the coding sequence ATGCTTTCAAAACGGAGAATCCCCGCTGTAGTAGCCATGCAGTATTCGGTACTGGATGACGTGGCAACAAAATTTGCATACACTTTTTATAGAACAAGTGCAAGCGGAAAATCAGTTGATGTTGCGCTCTATGAATTCAGAATTGCGATGAAAGATTCGGAAAAGATCAATGGTTTCGGTTTCGCAACTCCAGTACTGTGTCTTTCAGACTTCAACTGCGCCCAGGCAGGAAAAATCAAATTGCATGCGGCCACCCTACCCTAA
- a CDS encoding CHAT domain-containing protein, whose protein sequence is MNARTNKVQIVPEFPPLNTEKEQEIILQALDKLQKGQKIKVDFTEDTTFENVQSYFTEQDYHIVHFTGHGVNRNGKGYLVFESEDRTARLIGNKTLADLFSNMGIKLVVLSSCGY, encoded by the coding sequence TTGAACGCAAGGACAAACAAAGTCCAGATAGTCCCGGAATTTCCACCATTAAACACTGAAAAAGAGCAGGAAATTATTCTGCAAGCCCTGGATAAGCTCCAGAAAGGCCAAAAAATCAAAGTCGATTTTACAGAAGATACCACCTTTGAAAACGTCCAGAGTTATTTCACCGAGCAAGATTATCACATAGTACATTTCACTGGACATGGAGTAAACAGAAACGGCAAAGGATATCTTGTATTTGAGTCCGAAGACAGAACAGCCAGACTTATAGGCAATAAAACCCTTGCAGACCTTTTTTCAAACATGGGCATAAAGCTTGTTGTGCTCAGCTCCTGTGGATATTAG
- a CDS encoding MBL fold metallo-hydrolase has protein sequence MLVNDEVLLDYGIKTGDIPEYPLNSMEPKVVLISHGHLDHCGAVPNLMYQDPEVFMTPPTADFTFLLGKDTLKLAESTLSGVAPFDPDDLQKLARRTQKIDCGETFKSHGYRICFYNAGHIPGASGIFLESESGESLFYTGDFNLKETRLVPGAAEFPETDTLILESTYFGEEHIPRKETEERFIESVLSTLDIGGTALIPAFAIGRTQEILMLLDAHGIQAYVDGMGRDVYKILKKYPEYLKNPELLDRAFGRAIPVKNHQRDSVLKEPSVIVTTAGMLNGGPVLYYLSRLYKDPSSKVLLTGYQVEGTNGRLALEHRMIETNGDVLALKPRVEQYDFSAHSGDSELKKLVKDFCRKGTERIFVMHGDKTESFAQWISEEIGVDAYAPANGESFTF, from the coding sequence TTGCTGGTAAACGATGAGGTTCTGCTTGATTACGGCATAAAGACCGGGGATATCCCGGAGTATCCACTCAACAGCATGGAACCAAAGGTTGTGCTTATCTCACATGGACATCTTGATCACTGCGGGGCTGTCCCAAACCTGATGTATCAGGATCCTGAAGTTTTCATGACCCCGCCGACTGCAGACTTTACTTTTCTGCTTGGAAAAGATACCCTGAAACTTGCAGAAAGCACGCTGTCAGGAGTAGCTCCTTTTGATCCCGATGACCTTCAGAAGCTTGCCAGGCGAACACAAAAAATCGATTGTGGAGAGACTTTTAAAAGTCATGGATACAGAATCTGTTTTTACAATGCAGGCCATATTCCTGGAGCATCTGGGATCTTCCTTGAGTCGGAATCTGGAGAAAGCCTGTTTTATACAGGCGATTTCAACCTTAAGGAAACAAGGCTTGTGCCCGGCGCGGCTGAGTTTCCCGAAACTGATACTCTTATTCTCGAGAGCACGTATTTTGGGGAAGAACATATCCCGCGAAAAGAGACCGAAGAGAGGTTTATCGAATCAGTTCTCAGCACTCTTGATATCGGAGGCACTGCCCTTATCCCTGCCTTTGCAATAGGCAGGACTCAGGAGATACTTATGCTGCTTGATGCCCACGGAATTCAGGCTTATGTGGACGGCATGGGCAGGGACGTTTACAAGATCCTTAAAAAATATCCGGAATATCTTAAAAATCCCGAGCTTCTTGATCGGGCCTTCGGGCGTGCTATTCCCGTAAAAAACCATCAGCGGGATTCAGTACTTAAAGAACCTTCGGTTATTGTTACTACAGCCGGGATGCTGAACGGAGGGCCTGTACTTTACTACCTGAGCCGGCTTTACAAAGACCCCAGTTCCAAAGTCCTGCTTACAGGTTATCAGGTTGAAGGCACAAACGGCAGGCTTGCGCTTGAGCACCGGATGATAGAAACCAACGGAGATGTCCTGGCTCTCAAACCCAGGGTAGAACAGTACGACTTTTCCGCACACAGTGGAGACAGTGAGCTCAAGAAGCTTGTGAAGGATTTTTGCAGGAAAGGTACGGAAAGGATCTTTGTGATGCACGGGGATAAAACCGAAAGTTTTGCTCAGTGGATTTCGGAAGAGATAGGTGTGGATGCGTATGCTCCCGCAAACGGGGAATCTTTTACCTTTTAA
- a CDS encoding lipocalin-like domain-containing protein, which produces MKIGLKTGLLVSLLLLCLAIPPSAAQASEPAGTIAVKTDNETSMNTTTSAPGSAPWLTSPGLNTEEQGLYHLPRDHQWHSGPTYHFNDFDEWHYFTFLGKDLTTGHNISLFVCNLQQGWRNDIQRPHTRVLVAYLDKDEAKFYSHAIDPTGKFVTTGSNGNFNYTIGEVGKEQGLATNYSYSQERWNFKGWATNESNMTAGTPYNFDVTGIVKIPGYIPMAYWGLENIGFNDQYNQNPSTMYGLSYYYVAPEMEMNGTVTLDDGVVHEIEGIAWFEHQWGNFQSPEQLRYFWGYARFPNGDSFTWRQYYGSPAGVVPTTVPFNLTAAMMGWDSPQIQQNRFAFVPKGQPPQYAFGPSIVYTPIKWWTSPITNMSYPWYGELKTPKGTFYVSPSSTPSQESAGAAGPFIEGALELHNGSIDGPVVAEGFCELAQLPPLGAPIARGLPEATAPGYIRFDGGLNHSVKKQN; this is translated from the coding sequence ATGAAAATTGGATTGAAAACTGGATTGCTAGTTTCTCTACTATTGCTATGCTTAGCTATTCCTCCTAGCGCCGCACAAGCATCAGAACCTGCAGGAACCATCGCAGTCAAAACAGATAATGAAACTTCAATGAACACAACAACTTCGGCCCCAGGATCCGCACCATGGCTCACGAGCCCAGGGCTGAACACGGAAGAACAGGGACTCTACCACCTTCCCAGGGACCACCAATGGCATAGCGGACCTACCTACCACTTTAACGATTTCGATGAGTGGCACTACTTTACATTCCTGGGCAAGGACCTGACGACAGGCCACAACATATCTTTGTTTGTGTGCAATTTACAACAGGGTTGGCGCAATGACATACAAAGGCCCCACACCAGGGTTCTCGTAGCCTACCTCGACAAAGATGAAGCCAAGTTTTACAGTCATGCCATTGACCCGACGGGCAAGTTTGTGACCACGGGGTCCAATGGAAATTTTAATTATACGATAGGTGAGGTTGGTAAGGAGCAGGGTTTGGCCACGAACTACAGCTATTCCCAGGAACGGTGGAATTTCAAAGGGTGGGCGACAAACGAGAGTAATATGACTGCCGGCACTCCGTACAACTTTGACGTCACCGGGATCGTAAAGATCCCAGGCTACATTCCAATGGCTTACTGGGGGCTGGAAAACATTGGATTCAATGACCAGTACAATCAGAACCCTTCGACTATGTACGGTCTTTCATACTACTACGTAGCCCCGGAGATGGAAATGAATGGCACGGTAACCCTGGATGACGGCGTTGTCCATGAGATTGAAGGCATAGCCTGGTTTGAACACCAGTGGGGCAATTTCCAGTCACCTGAACAGCTCCGATACTTCTGGGGTTATGCCCGTTTCCCCAACGGGGATTCATTTACCTGGCGGCAGTATTACGGCAGTCCTGCGGGAGTTGTACCCACCACCGTACCTTTCAACTTAACAGCCGCTATGATGGGTTGGGACTCCCCGCAAATTCAACAAAACCGGTTCGCTTTTGTACCCAAGGGCCAGCCACCGCAGTACGCGTTCGGGCCGTCTATCGTGTACACGCCGATCAAGTGGTGGACATCACCTATAACGAATATGTCGTACCCGTGGTATGGAGAACTGAAGACGCCGAAAGGAACGTTCTACGTATCCCCATCTTCCACTCCCTCCCAGGAGAGCGCAGGCGCTGCGGGTCCATTCATAGAAGGAGCTTTGGAGCTCCATAATGGCTCAATTGACGGACCGGTGGTAGCAGAAGGGTTCTGTGAATTGGCGCAGCTACCTCCACTAGGAGCGCCAATCGCCCGTGGGCTTCCCGAAGCTACTGCTCCGGGATACATCCGTTTCGACGGCGGTCTGAACCACAGCGTGAAGAAACAGAACTGA
- a CDS encoding MBL fold metallo-hydrolase RNA specificity domain-containing protein — protein MIETNGDVLALKPRVEQYDFSAHSGDSELKKVVKDFCRKGTERIFVMHGDKTESFAQWTSEEIGVDAYAPANGESFIF, from the coding sequence ATGATAGAAACCAACGGAGATGTCCTGGCTCTCAAACCCAGGGTAGAACAGTACGACTTTTCCGCACACAGCGGCGATAGCGAGCTCAAAAAGGTTGTGAAGGATTTCTGCAGGAAAGGTACGGAAAGGATCTTCGTGATGCACGGGGATAAAACCGAAAGTTTTGCTCAGTGGACTTCGGAAGAGATAGGTGTGGATGCGTATGCTCCCGCAAACGGGGAATCTTTTATCTTTTAA
- a CDS encoding ferredoxin domain-containing protein has translation MILNPESEVLETLAKNVLLAARTAPKAKGIDDIVTALVEKPDIEVLASKMEKLADEKGAGFAFLKRDAANLRNAGAAVLIGVKTSGAAGLDCGACGFETCAEMLNRQKVEGDFRGPNCMLKYVDLGIAIGAAVAKAKDFCIDNRVMYSIGAAARVSGLLDADVVFGIPLSVTGKNIFFDRK, from the coding sequence ATGATTCTCAATCCTGAATCCGAAGTACTTGAAACACTTGCAAAGAATGTACTTCTGGCTGCACGGACTGCCCCGAAAGCCAAAGGTATAGACGATATAGTGACTGCCCTTGTCGAGAAACCTGATATCGAAGTGCTTGCCTCGAAAATGGAAAAACTGGCGGATGAAAAAGGCGCAGGCTTTGCTTTTCTAAAAAGGGATGCTGCAAATCTTCGAAATGCAGGGGCTGCTGTCCTCATTGGTGTTAAAACCAGCGGGGCTGCAGGCCTGGACTGTGGAGCCTGCGGTTTTGAAACCTGTGCTGAGATGCTGAACCGGCAAAAGGTAGAAGGAGATTTCAGGGGTCCTAATTGCATGCTCAAGTATGTGGACCTGGGAATAGCTATAGGCGCAGCCGTTGCAAAAGCTAAGGATTTCTGCATTGACAATAGAGTGATGTACTCAATTGGTGCAGCAGCTAGAGTTTCAGGCTTGCTGGATGCAGATGTTGTTTTTGGAATTCCGCTGAGCGTAACCGGGAAAAATATCTTTTTTGATAGAAAATAA
- a CDS encoding LL-diaminopimelate aminotransferase, with amino-acid sequence MYSDRINALPPYLFATIDEAKDELIARGVDVIDLGVGDPDLPTHPHIVEAMREAVCDPKTHQYPSYAGMPEFRKAAADWCKKYKGVELDPATEVLALIGSKEAVAHIPLAFVNPGDVVLYTDPGYPVYKIGTMFAGGEPYPLPLTAENNFLPDLDSIPENILKKAKLFFFNYPNNPTAATADMQFFEKVVKFCKKYDIIAVHDNAYCQMTYDGYESPSFLAANGAMDIGMELYSHSKTYNMTGWRLGFAVGNKDLIMGLGKVKSNVDSGVFDAIQIAGIAALCSSQTCVEETTKIYQERRDALIEGLKAMGLKVKLPKATFYIWAPVPEGFTSMSFAKLLLEEAGIIATPGVGFGEAGEGYIRFALTKSVERIREAVERMKKLKF; translated from the coding sequence ATGTACTCTGATCGAATCAATGCACTACCCCCATACCTTTTTGCTACCATAGACGAAGCGAAGGACGAACTAATTGCCAGAGGAGTCGATGTTATAGACCTTGGCGTAGGAGACCCTGACCTGCCGACGCACCCGCACATTGTCGAGGCTATGCGGGAAGCTGTCTGCGACCCTAAAACGCACCAGTATCCTTCTTATGCCGGGATGCCGGAATTCAGGAAAGCGGCGGCGGACTGGTGTAAGAAATACAAGGGAGTTGAGCTTGACCCTGCGACTGAAGTCCTTGCCCTGATCGGGTCAAAGGAAGCGGTTGCGCATATTCCACTCGCGTTTGTCAACCCTGGAGATGTCGTGCTCTATACCGATCCCGGGTATCCGGTTTACAAAATAGGAACAATGTTTGCGGGTGGAGAACCGTATCCACTACCGCTAACTGCCGAAAATAATTTCCTGCCTGACCTGGATTCAATTCCTGAGAATATTCTGAAAAAGGCAAAGTTATTCTTCTTTAATTATCCTAACAATCCAACTGCTGCAACTGCGGACATGCAGTTTTTTGAAAAGGTCGTTAAGTTCTGCAAAAAATACGACATCATTGCAGTGCATGACAACGCCTACTGCCAGATGACATATGACGGGTACGAATCTCCCTCTTTCCTTGCTGCCAACGGGGCAATGGACATTGGCATGGAACTCTATTCGCATTCTAAGACCTATAACATGACAGGCTGGAGGCTCGGGTTTGCGGTCGGAAATAAAGACCTTATAATGGGGCTCGGTAAGGTCAAATCCAATGTGGACTCAGGCGTCTTTGATGCTATCCAGATCGCGGGCATTGCAGCACTCTGTTCTTCGCAGACCTGTGTCGAAGAAACAACTAAAATATATCAGGAGAGACGGGATGCTCTGATAGAAGGACTCAAGGCCATGGGCCTCAAAGTAAAGCTTCCAAAAGCTACCTTCTATATCTGGGCTCCGGTACCTGAAGGTTTCACCTCAATGAGTTTTGCAAAACTCCTGCTTGAAGAAGCTGGAATCATTGCAACCCCTGGTGTCGGGTTTGGAGAAGCCGGCGAAGGCTACATTAGATTTGCCCTCACAAAATCGGTCGAGAGAATAAGAGAAGCTGTCGAAAGGATGAAAAAACTAAAATTCTAA